A part of Prolixibacteraceae bacterium genomic DNA contains:
- a CDS encoding cation:dicarboxylase symporter family transporter: MTSILICLVIFIGLLGLLKYLSHRRVKFHFRNLIAISLGVLFGWAIFKWVPENSYRELVYYFKTISNLYIRGLKLMIVPIVFISISYTLVRIKGEENIGKRFRQIITYFVLSVLGAGAIALIMAKSFHFEKLITIDPSITSNIAKGYSQRIDALSDASIGKVVYGLTQKIPTSIFEGFSDNNIVGTLVIALLVGLAIRKMRKRKPEEMTRAINGLSSLQVIINSMTTYIIKWTPYGVLALMTMAVAENGPTLFGYLLQFVGIAYLTMMLIFVMHLVILSFRGVKPWEQLKGMFPALITGFSTQSSGATLPVTIKSLEENCDVDAETASLTSSLGTTMGMNACGAMWPVFMIVLAVGVNNQMGLVSIDLTSAATIISMLLAVVISSFGIAGLPGTASFAAITAMTIMGVSPQVMGVVLTFVLSIDSLIDMGRTATNIFGVSSAATFISRSKK; encoded by the coding sequence ATGACATCAATTCTTATTTGCCTTGTAATTTTTATTGGTCTACTAGGACTTCTTAAATACCTATCTCATCGAAGAGTGAAATTCCATTTTCGTAATCTCATTGCCATATCCTTAGGAGTACTCTTTGGTTGGGCTATATTTAAATGGGTACCAGAAAACAGTTATCGTGAGTTGGTATACTATTTCAAAACTATCTCAAACCTCTATATTAGAGGTTTAAAGTTGATGATTGTTCCTATTGTCTTTATATCTATAAGCTATACTTTGGTTAGAATCAAGGGAGAAGAGAATATTGGCAAACGGTTTCGTCAGATTATTACATACTTTGTTTTGTCTGTACTTGGAGCGGGGGCTATTGCATTAATTATGGCCAAAAGCTTTCATTTCGAGAAGCTAATTACTATTGATCCTTCTATTACCTCGAATATAGCGAAAGGGTATAGTCAACGAATTGATGCCCTTAGTGATGCATCTATAGGAAAAGTTGTGTACGGATTAACACAAAAAATTCCGACATCTATCTTTGAAGGGTTTTCTGATAATAATATTGTTGGAACTCTTGTCATTGCTCTGCTTGTTGGTTTGGCTATTCGTAAGATGCGAAAAAGAAAGCCAGAAGAGATGACTCGGGCTATTAATGGTCTAAGTTCTTTACAGGTTATTATCAATAGCATGACAACTTATATCATAAAATGGACCCCATATGGTGTGTTGGCTTTAATGACAATGGCAGTAGCTGAAAATGGACCTACTCTATTTGGATATCTATTACAATTTGTTGGTATTGCTTACTTGACTATGATGTTGATATTTGTAATGCATTTGGTTATACTCTCTTTTCGAGGTGTAAAACCTTGGGAACAACTGAAAGGAATGTTTCCTGCTTTGATTACTGGCTTCTCTACGCAATCTAGCGGTGCGACACTACCTGTAACTATTAAATCTCTAGAAGAGAATTGTGATGTAGATGCGGAAACTGCTAGTTTAACCTCTTCTCTAGGGACTACTATGGGAATGAATGCCTGTGGTGCAATGTGGCCAGTATTTATGATTGTTCTGGCTGTAGGTGTAAATAATCAGATGGGACTAGTATCTATTGATCTAACTTCTGCTGCAACGATTATATCAATGTTGCTAGCTGTTGTGATCTCATCGTTTGGTATTGCTGGTTTGCCTGGAACAGCTTCTTTTGCTGCAATTACTGCCATGACAATTATGGGTGTATCCCCACAGGTAATGGGTGTCGTACTCACTTTTGTATTGTCTATTGACTCTTTGATTGATATGGGGCGTACTGCAACAAATATATTTGGTGTTTCCAGTGCTGCTACATTTATTTCGAGATCGAAGAAGTAG